The Hymenobacter sp. GOD-10R genome includes a window with the following:
- a CDS encoding flavin reductase family protein has product MKRITEQDIQGMEKVFRLNLINSITGYKPANLIGTAGTDGETNLAIFSSVVHLGSNPPFIGMFTRPTTVPRHTYENIKATGRYTINHVQTSIVAQAHYTSADFPREESEFTACGLTPEYLNDFPAPYVQESQIKMGLELVEEVAVKATGTIMLVGKVIDLYLPENLLRPDGTVDLNGAGDVAISGLDAYHTAQELAAYEYARVGQGPREKAK; this is encoded by the coding sequence ATGAAGCGCATTACCGAGCAGGATATTCAGGGCATGGAGAAAGTATTTCGCCTAAACCTGATCAACTCTATTACCGGCTACAAGCCGGCCAACCTGATCGGAACGGCGGGCACTGATGGGGAGACCAATCTGGCCATTTTCAGTTCCGTGGTGCACCTAGGTTCTAATCCGCCGTTCATTGGCATGTTCACGCGGCCCACTACGGTGCCGCGTCATACGTACGAGAACATCAAGGCCACAGGGCGCTACACCATCAACCATGTGCAGACTAGTATTGTGGCACAGGCCCACTACACCTCCGCCGACTTCCCCCGCGAAGAATCGGAGTTTACAGCCTGCGGGCTGACCCCGGAATACCTGAATGACTTTCCAGCCCCTTACGTGCAGGAAAGCCAGATCAAGATGGGGTTGGAATTAGTAGAAGAAGTAGCCGTGAAGGCCACCGGCACCATTATGCTGGTGGGAAAAGTTATCGACCTCTACCTCCCTGAGAACCTACTGCGCCCCGACGGCACGGTGGACTTAAACGGCGCCGGCGACGTGGCCATTTCGGGGTTGGATGCTTACCATACGGCGCAGGAGCTAGCCGCCTACGAGTACGCTCGTGTCGGGCAGGGGCCGCGTGAGAAAGCAAAGTAG
- a CDS encoding lipocalin family protein, which yields MNKFSITLCTLLAIPFALSSCDTNKDKEDVKPATKTEMLTDKNWMLSALTTTPARTLGGKQVTDLFPYVDECTLDDVLNFAKPNVYRFDEGTTRCSAQDQQSLTGTWAFREEESVLATQFPGYQENTYNVLELNNNTLKMKTQTTINGVKYTETYTYTKH from the coding sequence ATGAACAAATTTTCCATTACCCTCTGCACGCTTCTCGCCATCCCATTTGCGCTGTCTTCCTGCGACACCAACAAAGACAAGGAAGATGTAAAACCCGCCACCAAAACCGAAATGCTAACCGACAAAAACTGGATGTTGTCGGCGCTTACGACCACCCCGGCCCGCACCCTAGGGGGCAAACAAGTCACCGACTTATTTCCCTACGTAGACGAGTGCACCCTCGACGATGTGCTCAACTTTGCCAAGCCAAACGTGTACCGTTTCGATGAAGGCACCACCCGGTGCAGCGCCCAAGACCAGCAGTCCCTGACGGGTACCTGGGCCTTCCGAGAGGAAGAATCCGTTCTAGCTACTCAATTTCCGGGCTACCAGGAAAATACGTACAACGTCTTAGAGCTAAACAACAATACCCTCAAGATGAAGACGCAAACGACCATCAACGGCGTCAAGTACACCGAAACGTACACGTACACCAAACACTAG
- a CDS encoding EamA family transporter yields the protein MPWFLLALLTAFCLALYNFFIKLASSQLPAAVGAVVLQLVAAALGAAWLLKLKLQGQPLPITNKGLLLAALAGLGVGLAEILTFVVFGRGVPSSVGTPVIVGGSVLLTAVLGVVVARETLTLLQGLGLLLIVGGIALLARGH from the coding sequence ATGCCCTGGTTCCTCCTCGCTCTGCTCACGGCCTTCTGCCTAGCGCTCTATAACTTCTTCATCAAGCTAGCTTCCAGCCAATTGCCGGCGGCCGTAGGCGCCGTGGTGCTGCAACTCGTAGCCGCTGCCTTAGGTGCGGCGTGGCTGCTGAAACTGAAGCTGCAAGGGCAGCCGCTGCCCATCACCAACAAAGGCTTGCTGCTAGCCGCGCTGGCCGGGCTAGGAGTGGGGCTAGCCGAGATTCTGACGTTCGTGGTATTTGGCCGCGGTGTGCCGTCGTCGGTGGGCACGCCGGTGATTGTGGGCGGCTCGGTGCTACTCACTGCTGTGCTAGGAGTAGTCGTGGCGCGCGAAACGCTCACGCTGCTGCAAGGCCTAGGGTTGCTGCTGATTGTGGGCGGTATTGCGCTGCTAGCACGTGGGCACTAA
- a CDS encoding DUF3592 domain-containing protein yields MSWDFIIIGFMAVATLVFALYREETRTSQLKEHGIKTKGIVLKNKFHLSRASVFRPIVQFKTEQGQIIEAEDMNGIAIAIPRFSKGEEIILLYEEANPRNFTILSSAN; encoded by the coding sequence ATGAGTTGGGATTTCATCATTATAGGCTTTATGGCAGTTGCGACACTAGTTTTTGCTCTATACAGAGAAGAAACCAGAACATCACAGCTAAAAGAGCACGGTATCAAGACAAAGGGAATTGTACTTAAAAACAAGTTCCATTTAAGTCGTGCTTCAGTCTTCAGACCAATAGTCCAATTCAAAACTGAACAAGGGCAAATTATTGAGGCGGAAGACATGAACGGAATAGCAATAGCTATTCCTAGGTTCTCTAAGGGTGAAGAGATAATTCTGCTGTACGAAGAAGCTAATCCCCGCAATTTCACAATTCTATCTAGCGCGAACTAA
- a CDS encoding NAD(P)H-dependent glycerol-3-phosphate dehydrogenase, with translation MHKIAMIGGGSWATALTKILSENGSHVGWWLRHKDDVQHLLRTRHNPRYLSSVAFDLARVQPATDLADVVADADWLVLAVPAAFVQPVLDKLDRDALKNKRIISAIKGMIPEKNVLVTDYVAQRFRLAPEQLGVVAGPCHAEEVALEKQSYLTIGGPDLELAEEFCQLLRNRYVKAHPSADLDGIEYCAVMKNIIALTCGVAHGLGYGDNFQAVLVSNAVQEIRRFLHALSPIQRDLSASAYLGDLLVTAYSQFSRNRTFGNMIGRGYSVKSAQMEMNMVAEGYYAVKSIHELNKKLKAFMPITDAAYRVLYEKVAPAVEIELLKEKFR, from the coding sequence ATGCACAAAATCGCCATGATTGGCGGTGGCTCCTGGGCCACCGCTCTCACCAAAATATTATCTGAAAACGGCAGTCATGTGGGCTGGTGGCTGCGCCATAAAGATGACGTGCAGCACTTGCTGCGCACGCGCCACAATCCGCGGTACTTGTCGTCGGTGGCCTTCGACCTAGCTCGCGTGCAGCCCGCCACCGACCTCGCCGATGTAGTAGCCGACGCCGATTGGCTGGTGCTGGCGGTGCCCGCCGCCTTCGTCCAACCTGTGCTGGATAAGCTTGACCGTGACGCGCTGAAAAACAAGCGTATTATCTCGGCCATTAAAGGCATGATTCCGGAGAAGAATGTGCTGGTGACCGACTACGTCGCCCAGCGCTTTCGCCTTGCACCCGAGCAGCTTGGGGTGGTGGCCGGGCCTTGCCACGCGGAGGAAGTAGCCCTGGAAAAGCAAAGCTACCTCACCATCGGCGGCCCCGACTTAGAACTCGCTGAGGAGTTCTGCCAATTGCTGCGCAACCGCTACGTGAAAGCCCACCCCAGCGCCGACCTCGACGGCATTGAGTATTGCGCCGTAATGAAAAATATCATCGCCCTGACCTGCGGCGTGGCCCACGGCCTCGGCTACGGCGACAATTTTCAGGCGGTGCTGGTAAGCAACGCCGTGCAGGAAATCCGCCGCTTTCTGCACGCGCTCAGTCCCATCCAGCGCGACCTGTCGGCCTCGGCTTACCTAGGTGACTTGCTCGTGACGGCTTACTCGCAGTTCTCGCGCAACCGTACCTTCGGCAACATGATCGGCCGGGGCTACTCGGTGAAATCGGCGCAGATGGAGATGAACATGGTAGCCGAGGGCTACTACGCCGTCAAGAGCATTCACGAGCTGAATAAGAAGCTCAAGGCATTTATGCCCATTACGGATGCGGCGTATCGGGTGCTGTATGAGAAGGTAGCGCCGGCCGTGGAGATTGAGCTGTTGAAGGAAAAGTTTCGGTAA
- a CDS encoding MFS transporter → MFFLLGLCFASWASRIPSIQQKLGFSDAVLGLVLFAMPVGLMVSLPIAGWLIAKEGSRKVIVAALLLYSVTLVGLGWAQNLVQLSVCLFVFGFASNTANISVNTQAVGVEALYGKSIMASFHGLWSLAGFAGAAIGTFMNGLGIVPGQHFILIMATGVAGAAICSRYLLSEDHNVNPDQPIFVKPDSELLTLGLIAFFSLICEGAMFDWSGVYFKKIVQPGPALVGAGFTAFMSTMALGRFGADWFKDRFGLRHTLQLSGALTAGGLLLAVAFPLFATAVLGFFLVGFGVSSVVPLVYSAAGKSKTMSPGSALAAVSTIGFLGFLLGPPMIGLVAGATSLRVSFILVAIMGMATATVATKAKL, encoded by the coding sequence ATGTTTTTCCTATTGGGTCTGTGTTTTGCCAGTTGGGCCTCGCGCATCCCCAGCATTCAGCAGAAGCTAGGTTTCTCCGATGCGGTACTAGGGCTGGTGCTCTTTGCCATGCCAGTCGGGCTGATGGTATCGCTGCCCATTGCTGGGTGGCTGATTGCCAAGGAAGGCAGCCGCAAGGTGATTGTCGCGGCGCTGCTGCTCTATTCGGTTACACTCGTTGGGCTAGGGTGGGCGCAAAATTTGGTGCAGCTAAGCGTGTGCCTGTTCGTGTTTGGCTTTGCCAGCAACACCGCTAACATCTCCGTCAACACCCAGGCAGTGGGGGTGGAGGCGCTGTACGGCAAGTCCATTATGGCCTCCTTCCACGGGCTCTGGAGCTTGGCAGGCTTTGCGGGCGCGGCCATCGGCACGTTTATGAATGGGCTGGGCATTGTGCCAGGTCAGCACTTCATCCTGATTATGGCAACTGGCGTGGCGGGCGCGGCGATTTGCTCGCGGTATTTATTGTCTGAAGATCATAACGTTAATCCCGATCAGCCCATCTTCGTCAAGCCCGATAGCGAACTGCTGACCCTAGGGCTAATTGCTTTTTTCTCCCTGATCTGCGAAGGGGCCATGTTCGATTGGAGCGGGGTGTACTTCAAGAAGATCGTGCAGCCAGGACCGGCGCTGGTGGGAGCCGGCTTCACCGCGTTTATGAGCACGATGGCGCTCGGTCGATTCGGGGCTGACTGGTTCAAAGACCGGTTCGGGCTGCGCCACACCTTGCAGCTGAGTGGCGCCCTCACGGCCGGCGGCTTGCTGCTGGCCGTGGCGTTTCCGCTGTTCGCTACGGCGGTGCTAGGTTTCTTTTTGGTGGGCTTCGGAGTGTCGTCGGTGGTGCCGTTGGTGTACAGCGCGGCGGGCAAGAGCAAAACTATGTCGCCGGGTTCGGCGCTGGCGGCTGTTTCAACTATCGGTTTTTTGGGCTTCCTGCTAGGTCCGCCGATGATTGGCTTGGTGGCCGGCGCGACCAGCCTGCGGGTGTCTTTTATCCTCGTGGCTATCATGGGAATGGCTACGGCAACCGTGGCAACCAAAGCAAAGCTGTAA